A stretch of DNA from Skermanella mucosa:
CAGCAGGCAGGTGGCGAGCGTCGCGAAGCCGATCAGCCCGGCGCGGCGCCCGGCCCTGAACAGCTCCCTGATCCTTTTGGACTCGACGTTCGCGCTGGCGGCGAAATGGCCGGTCATGGCGGCGGCGATGTCGGACGCCGAACGCCCGGACTCCCCGGCCGCTTCGGCGGCCGGCAGGTGGATGACGATGCGGAGCCGCTGGTTCGCCGGCAGCTCCTTCGCCTTCAGGAGGAGATACTCGTCCGCCTCCGCCGTCAGGGTGCCCTCGCGGAACGGCGACGGATCAACGTCGGTGAACAGCTGCGAAAGCCTGCCCAGCCTGATGTCGATGTCCCCGCCCGTCCGCTCCGTCGGCAGCACGACCGCTTTGTTCATGTCGATCCCTCCAGCTTCCTCTCCCGGCCGCCGAACCACGTCACGTACAGGGTCGGCAGGAAGACGAGCGTCAGCAGCGAGGCGACGAGCAGGCCGCCCATGATCGCGAAGGCCATCGCCCCCCAGAACACCGTGAACGCGATCGGGATCAGGCCGAGCACGGTGGAGGCCGCCGTCAGCATGATCGGGCGGAACCGGGAACTGCTCGCCTCGATCACGGCGTCCGTCACGTTCCTTCCCGCCTTCCGTTCCGCCTCGATCTGCTCGATCAGGATCACCGCGTTCTTCGCGATCATGCCGACCAGGGCCAGGACGCCCAGGATCGCGACGAAGCCGAGCGGCTGGCCGAAGGCCAGCAGCGCCAGGACGACGCCGATCAGCCCGAGCGGCACCACGCTCAGCACAAGCAACAGGCGCTGGAAACTCCTGAGCTGGACCATCAGGACGGTCAGCACGAGGAACACCATCAGCGGCACGACGGCGAAGACCGACGCGCGGCTCTCGGCGCTTTCCTCCGCGATGCCGCCGATCTCGATGCGGTGACCCTTCGGCAGGGTCGAGGACAGGTCCGCGATCTTCGGCGCCAACTCGTCGATGACGGCTTCCGGCATGATGCCGCCCGCCACGTCGGCCTGCACCGTCAGCGTCGGCACCCGGTTGCGCCGCCAGACCAGCGGATGGTCCTGTCCGTACTCGAACGTCGCGAACTGCTTCAACGGGACGGTGCGCCCGTTCGGCAGCGACACTTCGAGGGTGCGCAGCGTCTCCACGGAAAGGGTCTGGCCGCGGGTCTCCCGCGCCAGGACGTTGACCAGATGGATCCCGTCGCGCACCTGGGTGACCGTCGCCCCGGAGATCGCGGCGTTGAGCACGGTGGCCGTTGCCGCCGAGCTCAGGCCCAGGCGCCGCGCCTCGTCCTGGTCGATCCGGATGCGCAACTCGCGGGAGGTCTCCATCCAGTCGAAGTTGATCCGCCGCGTCTCCGGTGCGGTCGCCATGACCTGCGCCAGCCGGAGCGCGATCTCGCGCACCTCGACCGGATCGGGGCCGCTGACGCGATACTGGAGCGGCCAGCCCACGGGCGGCCCGAGCTCCAGCGGATAGACGCGTCCGACCACGTCGGGGAACTCCTCGGCCAGCAGCTGCTCCAGCCGGGGCTGCAGCCGCTCGCGCGCCTCGATGCTCTTGGTCACGATCACGGACTGGCCGACGAAGGGGTTGGCCAGCTGGACGTTCAGCGGCAGGTAGAAGCGGATGGCGCCGCGCCCGACATAGCTGCTCCAGCTTTCGATGTCGGGGTCCTCGCCCAGGCGCGCGTCGAACCGCTCCACGGCGCTCTGCGTGGCATGGATCGACGCGTTCTGCGGCAGCCGGAGATCGACCAGAAGCTCGACGCGGTCCGATGGCGGGAAGAACTGCCGGGGAACCAAGCCCAGCATCAGGATCGAGAGGACGAAGAATCCCAGCGTGACCCCGATGGTCAGCCAGCGCGCCCGGATCGCTGCGGCCAGCACGCGGCGATAGGATCGCAGCACGACGTTCGGCTTCGTGGCCTGGGCCGCCATGGGCGGGCGCAGCAGCATCGTGCCCAGCAGGGGCGCGAAGATCATCGCGACGAACCAGGAGGCGATCAGCGCGATGCCTACGACGGCGAAGATCGAGAAGGTGTACTCCCCGGCCGAGCTCTGCGCGAAGCCGATGGGCACGAAGCCCGCGATCGTCACCAGC
This window harbors:
- a CDS encoding efflux RND transporter permease subunit, producing MNGFNLSEWSIRNPSLVVFFMIAIVLAGAMSFLKLGRAEDPVFTIRTMVVQAQWPGATLDDTLQQVTERLERTLQEVSNLDRLRSYTVAGTTVIFVDLVGSAHGQVVADTWYEVRKRVADMRHTLPQGVVGPGFNDDFGDTFGIIYGFTAEGFTHRELRDHVEDVRSRLLLVPDVSKIEILGEQDERIFVDFSAAALAGLGVEPAALIAALQAQNMVRPAGVLRTGEEALSLQVSGAFETERDILDVNFVAAGRMLRLRDLADVRRAYADPPQPVFRVNGEPALGLAIAMREGGDILALGNNIAAEMASIVADLPIGIEAELVADQASTVDEAVSDFTTSLWQAILIVLSVSFLALGVRAGTVVAIAIPLTLAIVFPVMDLVDIDLQRVSLGALIIALALLVDDALTTIDAMTRRLAAGDRMEVAAVYAYKTLAFAMLAGTLVTIAGFVPIGFAQSSAGEYTFSIFAVVGIALIASWFVAMIFAPLLGTMLLRPPMAAQATKPNVVLRSYRRVLAAAIRARWLTIGVTLGFFVLSILMLGLVPRQFFPPSDRVELLVDLRLPQNASIHATQSAVERFDARLGEDPDIESWSSYVGRGAIRFYLPLNVQLANPFVGQSVIVTKSIEARERLQPRLEQLLAEEFPDVVGRVYPLELGPPVGWPLQYRVSGPDPVEVREIALRLAQVMATAPETRRINFDWMETSRELRIRIDQDEARRLGLSSAATATVLNAAISGATVTQVRDGIHLVNVLARETRGQTLSVETLRTLEVSLPNGRTVPLKQFATFEYGQDHPLVWRRNRVPTLTVQADVAGGIMPEAVIDELAPKIADLSSTLPKGHRIEIGGIAEESAESRASVFAVVPLMVFLVLTVLMVQLRSFQRLLLVLSVVPLGLIGVVLALLAFGQPLGFVAILGVLALVGMIAKNAVILIEQIEAERKAGRNVTDAVIEASSSRFRPIMLTAASTVLGLIPIAFTVFWGAMAFAIMGGLLVASLLTLVFLPTLYVTWFGGRERKLEGST